A window of Solanum stenotomum isolate F172 chromosome 9, ASM1918654v1, whole genome shotgun sequence genomic DNA:
CTTCACTTATGAAATCatactaaatatgttattgttatatttattgttgttgtaccTAGAAACACACTTTTTATTGACGTACAATTTCAacaaattttgtttaaaatttcgTAGAAAAACACGTGTGTTTCTAATAGAATGatataaattgcatttttttaattaaagaattaaACCACTCCCTaccaaaaggggaaaaaaaatacttttacaaTCCCAAAGAGTTGCTGAATTTCATGCTTAATTATTATGGCCATgcatttgttattatttttaaaaaagaaaaataagttacACATTCTATGATGAATACTCAAAAGACATTGATTATTAAAATGccaaaatatttctaaaagaCAATCAAAACTCATATATACAAGAACAAATTAAactaagagaaagaaaaataattttaagaaaaattaaactaaGAGAACATAAATCAATAAGAAGCTTTAATAATAAGTACATTTAacttcatataataatattgctCATATGTACATTGTTACATTTTCTTTgtactatataataattaaaaaaaaactccacaagagtaaaaaaaaaacaacaaagaaataaaagaaggaaTTGATCACttcatgatttaattttttttttccaaaaaaaaaaaaactacaaatttGTTTTAGGATCATTAATCTCACAACTAGCATTATTAGCTAGATGCCTCATAACATCAACTTGaactcttaatgaaataatataatctAGGGTTTCTTTAATTAATGAAGCATCATCCATATATTCTCCACCAGGAACAAGACTTTTAAgaacttttgttcttttttccaccattttttttgcaataatactaggagaaatattttttcttgctCTTCTTGAAATTTTGCAACTCTTTTTAATAATCTTCTTGCTTCTAATAATTCCATTTTGAGACATAGAATTATAAATTCCCATTGAAACtttattgaaattattattattatcatcatttgatccaagaatattttttatgatgACTTTGTTTGTGTCATCTTTTGAAGCATTTTTCATGAGGGCATGGCTCCAATAAattgttgattttcttgttgaaGCCATTGCTATATCTGCTGATAATTTTATAgctttttttctttccattatACTCATCTTTTTCTTTGTAGCACTACATATTTGAAGACCTTTTATCCATTTCTTGAGAAATTCTTGCTTGAGTGAATTAGGATTCCTCATTTCTTGAAACtacaaaaaaaggaagaagaatttttttttagtcatGTTAGGCTTATAACTATAAAAccaataaaaaagaagaatgaaatgAGTTAGAAATATCAAGATATTCTtgaagcaagaaaaaaaaatcactacaAAAAACTGAAATCAGCTATGAACTTTGTTGCTAATCTGTCGTTAAATAACTCGTAGCTACTAGAATTTTTGATAATTCGTCACTGAATAGGATTAGCAATATCAAGAGATTCTTgaagcaagaaaaaaaattgaaattagctAAGAACTTCATTGACAATCTGTCGTTAAATAGCTTGTAGCTACtagaattttttaataattcatcGTTGAATAGGATTAACGATGAATTTTGCTGTGAATTTTCATAGCTGTGATATAAAGTCTCTCTAGTTTGATTTACATATTATTATATGTAGACAATTTGATATTAGAACAAGAAAGATGCAATAGAAAGGAATGTCTATAAGCTAGCTACATATGATATGAACAtgcaagaagaaagaaaataaacatgAACAATATATGACTATATATTATAATGTGTAATGAAAATTTGAGTGACAAAAATGACATACCTTGGTgaattttcttctatttattggacaaaattttcaaacaaagaggtcacaaaatatgtatataattcttGAAGAAGCTAATATTGGAGGaacaaaaaatcaaagaagaaatGTGAAGAATGGGAATTTGAAGGAGAAGTTAAGTGATAAAAAAGCcaatttatttgttcaaatgaAAGGGGTgcgggtggggtggggtgggggtaaCATGGGGTGGTGGGATAGTGGGCCAATGAGAGAAGGACATAGCACATGCTCTCACATGGAGGCCCATGGCCCACTAAGCAAATAAAACCCTAGAAAAGAGAGTgagaataataattattatccAAAAATCTTGGTTTAAGACAGAATAAAAAGGTTCCCTAAATGCCATGCAAAACCTAACATTTGTAACTTAATTGGACTACAAAAGGACATTAACATAAATCCCCACATAATTATATTGCTTCATCAAGGGAAGAGAAAaaagttaaggaaaaacaaaaattactttttctcttctctctttgtttattttgaataatttcttCAAGTAATAAATCTAATAtgatctttatatatatatatatatatatatatatatatatatatatatatatatatatattgcaacaaataaaatttccaaGATTAATTAGTATCTCTACTTAATCTCCTTCCTAtgttttttctccttttaagTGTAAGAAGATTATGTATTGGCTCGACTAATGTAGATTTCCAACACTAGAATCCATTAGCACTCTGTTTGGGTTATTGTTatccattgtattgtattgtatcgttactATAcgtacaatgtttgttttgattgttacttaaaatgtattgtattgtattgttaaattcagttgttacgtaacaatgaaaaTCTCCATTTTATGTAACAACCAATTTGGTGTGTttccattgttacttaatttctttttccaattatatctttacgtattatttcataatactattttaccctttaccttatattatttaattctagtaAAGCCTCCTCccctagaataattaaggatattttagtaaatttataaattacaatacagtacgatacattcaaaccaaacaataaaaatgttattaaacaacaacaacaaacaatacagtcTAGCCAAACACTAAATCTaccatacaatacaatacattatgaaacaatgatccaaacagagtgtaaGAGTTTCAATTTTCACCTTTGACTATTTTTCAATTCAAAGATTGAAAAGTCCTTATTTTGTGATTTTCACCCTTTCGCTAGAAATTTCCAGTCTCAAGATTCAAATTCAATCAAGACCCTTTCGTTAAAGGTGGAGAGATCATGTCCAATTCACTGAAAACTTATTGGATAGAAAGTGAGGAGATAAGTGctacaatatattaaaaatgaagaaattttgtTCTAAGTAAATTAAGCCATGCATGTTGATGAATTGttcgttctttttcttttaattttgtcatCCAATTTGACTAAAGAAACAAATGATTTGGCACAATCTAAtctaaaatcttttttaaattgtAGTCATGTTTGTctctatataaaaatacaaatataaatacataatataatatagggacactataataaacttttaaaacatgattaggGGCTAATGTGGGGTAAAGAGAAACATAAGCGCGTCATTAGCGGTCAAACTATATTTATCTTTTGATCCCTCGATTATAGATATATTCTTGTTTTGacccttatatatataattaacctTCTATTGATTAAAATGTATGATTTTGATCATTTTGTGCGAGCAATGTGTTATATTTGGGCTAGCCTTAATTAGATGTATGTCATGTGTAATTAAACATCGAAATGGTTAATAATCCTGAAAATTTGTGAATATTAATAAgtcatcaaattgaaaaaaatatatttcatagtGACctgataaaataaaagttctATTACAGATCAAAATTATTACCAACGAACCATTTTTTGATGAAGCAAATGACATCTGAATGTCATATAACATTCGGTTTTCGATGAAATTATGTCCgtaaaaaatagtgaatttcTAGTAAtggaaattaaatttgtaaATAACTTATCTTTGCTTTGTATGTTCAAATCTATGAGGAGGGGGTAGGGTGGGGTTGGGGTGGGGGTGGAATATTAATCGGGCAAAAACTTATACACACTTGgtgtatttataatattaatttaccggattaaattaattaaataattgaggTGAAATATGTGTTAATTACTTATAGTTAATTATAACAATATATTTGAAGACACATGAGactcatttatcaaattgatataaatataagATGCAAATAAGTTTTAACCGATTAAAAATACTAAATGTATTTTtatcttcaattattttaattttttattttatttttattcaatatttgatatttatatcggaatttgattaaatttaaattcgtgCATTATATAACTCATTTTTAAAGTAACACttccaatataattttttctatttccaaAAGCTCGAATCCGAAATCTTAAGCATGTCCTTATATTAAATGTAACATGCAAACATTATTAGTTCTTAGAAATTAGATACAAATGATTGATTTGGGGGTTATATGTAGTTAGAGACAAAGTCAAATAAccttaattataaataaagaaaaatgaaagcaaGGGAGTATAGGTCtaattattcataaatgtgtttCACAAAAATGTCCTatctcaaaattatttaatgcatgcattgaCGTAATGCATTTTCATGAACACAATTAGTTTTGCTACAATATAAACTTTGTTAACTACCAATATAATTTAAATCAACATATGTGCAATAAAAACATTGACACATTTATTACCATACATGCAATAAGAAGCTTTAAGAAACTACAAAATCTTGAAATGAAAAAATcatagtatttatatatatattcataaatcaaatttattGAGTTCAAAGTTTACAATATAATCAAAATATGAGTTTATATCTAATTCTTAATATTTATACtacttttcaaaaaataataatcacatGGTACATATATTACTCTGTCATCCTTTGTGAGAAATAAATTCAACATCTAAACACTATTAATCCATAGAAAATAGATACACATGATTGATTTGAGGAATATGTAGTTAAAGATTAAGTCAAAGAACCTTAAATATAGCTTTAGtattaaattttatcaaaatatataattaaaattagctACAAATTGTGTCATTAATTAACCATTGAATTGTTCATaactaacataattttttaaaaataatttatctctaaataaaattaaagctaCTAAATTTGTTATTCTAGTACAAAATTTATCTGTCgttaatattttatatagatatttatatatataatgtggaTAATCACAGGAAGGAAAACTTGGCATGATCCACAAAACATGGTGAAgttggggtggggtggggtggggtggggtagTGGGTCCCATTTGCAATGAAAAAATTCTTAAAGAGAGGCATAGGTTTTGGCTTTgagaagaaaggagaaaatcatTCACATGGTCTCCACATGGGGGATTTTAAAGTATGGTCTTGTGATGAGAGATGGGAGAATGTGAGGGcctttttatctatttttcttttaatttttagtacAAAATCTTCTTCAATGATTAGACATGTTTCATGCTTGGcataaatcaataaatttattttcctaattaataataatataaatatacatcATATAGTAAGATTTGGAACAAAGGTTATTAATAATTATAAGATTATGTGTATTGTTAATTTCGGATTAGTTTTCATGCatcttgattattttattagatatttACTATAGTAATTACTATCTTCTACTAGTATAAATATTAGATAAATTTAATCATCAGTATTTGAAcagatgaaaagaaataatcttaatattatttttttcattggcTGAAATTTGAATCAGAAGCCttatacataattagtcttGCTCCTAAGGTTCTAGTCTAGTGATAATTAAGAGCGTAAACACACAATGTGTAAATAGGCGCACATTAGAGATTCGACATGatgtaaatactttttttagtatttaagTGGGAAAAAATGAAGGACAAATTTATATTCATTGATTTTTGAACCGTGTGTCATTGACCATCAAAGATCTctctattattattaaaataaaaagcaaaaaagtCATGGACGCATTAAACTACTGTTGAAAAGCTTATGATATTGAATATAAACGGAAACAAGACACTTAATCAGATTAAAATTTTGGTAGAgcaaattgaataaatatttcTCTTTAGCATAAATAGAATGTTATCATAATCAAAGAAAAGTGcaataatgataatttttttaaaaaaatttacatataGGAATTAGAAGAaagtaacaaaaacaaaaactgtcacgacccagaccgtcgtgattgacacccatactaacccttcggtgggaaaaccattactacaacccagactaaacaacttaatgaaaactaaagcatttaaaaatacggaagcaggtttaaatgacaataaaaatggagtccccataaactccaatgttttaacaaacaactaaccaaattaatgcggaaattcaacctctagaacctgaaagtcattgtaccaaaactctactaacgacaagtctaagaacaaggggtacaactccaaaactaaacaaacacccttaacaaatagtctgagtccaaaaagagtggacttaaacaagaaagatctaTGACAGCCTAaaagaactgactcacccttgaatttgatcaCGCTTAacagtcacctagctgaggtttatcaatagccgcttgaagatgctcTGTACTCAATAAAAagcaagcaagtgcagtatcagtacacaatcacagtgtactggtaggatcatgcggctatcccaataagtgaaacacatgcaagtaaccacaacattataaaataagCATATACCGAACAATACAATATTAGTTACTATTACGAACAACAAACAGTTTCACGATTTTCACATAtcacaattatatcaatttagagcaacataccgtcttccaatatcaatcatcattagatatgaacgaaatcatcacaagtagatacacaacacaattcaatggtcctctcatggaacccaattcaatggtcctctcatggaacctacacccaaattgttagcataccggaacgtggtacccgatccaatgtttatgtcggaacgtggcaaccgattccatatttatgccggaacgtggcaaccgatccaagttagtgtgtcggattgTGACACCcgcccattcaacaaaccacaatcacaatcacaatgtatattctcacaatcatacaacaagaggtgattcatgacatacaactattcaattatcctcatttacgattagggtgatcaataatgcaacattcgcatacatacatgcattataatgaagcaattacaaacatacatcacacaatcatagaaatcacaaccatcacctacctcgaatccaagcttgaatcccctaaggcacttgaatttTCCCTTCtaggattctttccgcttgttctaggtctacaaacaacaatttgtacgcaaggatcaacaatcaagaCCCAATTACACGGAtcataatcaataatatcaatcATAGGTTAAACCCTTGATCATCATACCTAGattagggtttcttccaccaTAAATCacagatcaaaacccttcccccatgacaattacccaagaaactacattctacggatcgaaaaatggattcggggagttaaaatcttaccttttgcctcaagaatggtgaaaaacgatcAAGAACTCGtatggggtcgtctcctagctctccaagtcgaaaagtgcagaataaagtcattttgggtttatttatgactttaagtcgcgtttgGTCCGCCACAGTGGCCCACACCCCGCTACAGCAGCATCGCCAGAGCGACCGAAACCACCGCCAAAGCTGCTTGCACGAAACcatgagctattttaataattccaagacccccatttcacaacacacctttaaccaccgacgctcagaaaatatcattcacgctaagatcgatttcgggagttctactcacccgaattcaattccgtaaagttgtacggattccttaacgacgtatctaactactcatgtaatcaaaatcataaataagtcacccgattgttaccagatttccctacacctcaaagactccaatttcgtctaaatctggactaggttggaaaatctCAAGTTGctatgaaaaagttttctggccccaattctttccccattggcttttctctAACGACGGAATCATGTCGttacaaaaacatatatatatatatatatatatatatatttaggtttatgaactttttgaatCTGAAATCGTTGAATAATGTAGATTAGTCTAAGTCAACGAATTTGAAAATTGACTAGAATAAGgtaataaaattttgatgtagaattttgttattattacgACAGACGGAGAGCAATAccttattaatttaatttgtgattaaactaaaaaaaataattctacaaAAATCtcatatattttatatcatcaatatataatattataatactTTATAATTGACCATATAAGCTTGGAATTCGAAAGATCATACAAGGAAATTTAAACCAATGAAATGTCCAAATGTAatcttattcattttattttattttaaaatttattgtctAATACTATTTGATTTGGAGTCAAATTAATTCAAGTTTAGTAGAAACAACGtcaagtaattattttttttggctcCGTCTTTAAGAAAGTCATTGTAttgaagtttcaatttcaagATAAAATTCTAAGACATTCAATATTCAcatagaatttgaaattttataatggTGACCATTCACCAATTACACGAGCTAAAAAGGTGAATTTAATCCTCCGAATTCTTCTTCCGAAAGGTTCTATTTTAGAGATAAAATACTTTCTATCAGAGGTAGATCTATGATTTATATCATATGACtattgaaagagaaaaaagtaaCAATAAGGCAATTggatatatgtataaataactCAATATTCAACTAAGTGCATCATTACCTTTTAAGATCACAGACATCGACAAACAATATCAAAACAATTCTAGAAAATACACGTAAATAAAATATCTAGTCTAGTTTAGAGGAAAGATCATGAATTC
This region includes:
- the LOC125876063 gene encoding transcription factor IBH1-like 1, whose product is MRNPNSLKQEFLKKWIKGLQICSATKKKMSIMERKKAIKLSADIAMASTRKSTIYWSHALMKNASKDDTNKVIIKNILGSNDDNNNNFNKVSMGIYNSMSQNGIIRSKKIIKKSCKISRRARKNISPSIIAKKMVEKRTKVLKSLVPGGEYMDDASLIKETLDYIISLRVQVDVMRHLANNASCEINDPKTNL